The Rosa chinensis cultivar Old Blush chromosome 7, RchiOBHm-V2, whole genome shotgun sequence DNA segment TCAGCAACCCTGTGGTTCGAAGAGGACTCTTTGCAGGCATAACAGTCCAGGTAGTTCAGCAATTTGTGGGTATCAACACTGTCATGTATTACATCCCAACCATTGTTCAGTTTGCTGGATTTGCTTCCAACCAAACGGCTTTAGCACTTTGTCTCAACACTTCTGGTCTCAATGTTGTTGTCACTGTAATCAGTATGTGCTTTGTGGATAGATATGGTAGGAGAAGGCTTACGAAGTTATGATCATTTCTATGGTTGAAATTATCACTTGCCTGGGGGTGTTATCTGTGGTGTTTTTCCAGGCGCCAGCTCACGCTCCTCGTATTAGTAATTTGGAATCAACTCATTTTGGTAGTAACTATACATGTCCGGCTTATGTGTCTGTCGTCCCTAATCCAGCCTCATGGAACTGCATGACATGTTTGAAAGCTCAGAGCGACTTCTGTGCTAATAGTGTCACGGCTCATACCCCGGGAGCATGAGTGGCTTCGAATGATGGCTTGAAAAAGGCGTGTGGCGGAAAACATCGTGTATGATACACAAAAGGGTGTCCAAGCAAAGTTGAATTCATTGCAGTGATCCTTTTGGGATTGTACATCATCATCTACGCACCTGGGATGGGAATCGTACCGtggattgtgatttgtgaactCAGAGGTATATCCTTTCAGATACAGAGGCACATGTGGAGGGATTGCTGCAGTGGCTAATTGGAGTGCCAATCTGATGGTGAGTGAGACATTTTTAACCCTCACTCATGCTTTGGGTTCTGCTGGCACGTTCCTCCTTTTTGCTGGATTGTCTCTCATTGGActcgtatttattttcttcttggttCCTGAAACCAAACGGCTGCAATTTGAGGAGGTTGGCAATTTGCTTAAGAAAGGCTACATACCCAAGTTATTTGCTTCCAAGGATAAGGAAACCAAGGAAGTCAAGACTGTCGATCATCTTGAGTTGGTCTGATGACTCATCTTGGTTTATGTTCTTCAAAGGTTCCAGCAGCTGatttttttctgtttgttgTTTGTCGACTGATTTTAAGAGAGTGTTTCTAGCTCCTTGCTTTCTTTTGTATTATTAGTGAGAAAGAgtccttctttctcttttgtacTTCATCGCTTGCATTCAATAAAGTTTCATGAAAAAGTGTTTGAATTTGGGTTTAGGGTATTTGGTCTATGATATTTGGGGAAGTGTTGGGAGCTTTGTAAACACTGAAGCACATCGAACATTTGTTAATTGTTATTGTATTTTACCCCACGGTTAAGGAAGCACATCAATGCCAATCAACAAATATGAAGAATGGAAAGTCAATTGACATCAAGAACATGACACAAACATGTAAATAATTAAGGCTGATATTCTTGTTAGACTGGACAAATTTTCAAACAAGCATACAACCCAGAGATAAAGCAATTAATATGTTACTAGGTAAATTCACACCTTTCCAGATTAGTGAAACGTCCTTCAAATTTGAAAGCTAATCAAAATCATGCATACAACATGGCTAAGAATAATGATGAAATAAGGTCAGGAAAATAATTTGAACATGACTGTCGAAGTTAATTTGTTGTAATATCAACCTATATAATTCAGTACGTATTTGCTTTCAATCATAGCCTGATAAGAGAGACCAACTAGTATCCTCGGTTGCACTGCTGTTTTCAGTTACTGCAATACAACTATTTTATTGACTTTGCATTTTCTCATTCCAGTTCTAAAATAATAGTGACATTAATTGTTCATTTTTTAATTTCCTTCAATATTTTATAGCCTAACCAAGCATTAATGGGTTCAAAATAATTACATAGTTGCATTTCTACTCATGGTCAAACATTAGTTTGGAATTATATACGATAAAATTTTCGTCTATACAGATTTgcggtttttttttattgaataatGACACAAAATATTCATTTGCAAAATGTTATAAAATAATGATGAATGGTAGCTAGGTTCAAAGTATTTCCATAACAGAAGATTGTCCATGATGGCATGAAAACAACCAAATTACAATCTAATGACAGAAAACTAGTAACTGTCATTAGATTGTCCAAATTACAATCTTCTGTTAAGTAAACTGTGTGCCAGAAAACAACCAAATTACAATCTAATGACAGTTACTAGTTTACTTAACCAACAACATAACCATATCCATGGCACCCCAACTTGACCCAACCCTATGCCCACTGgtctttaaaatctcatgatGGCATGAAAATTTTGCTGGGTCTCAAAAGAACAGAAACgtttttataaaacaaaatgaGCATTATGATGTCATTTGGTAAAAATATTTAAGATCCCAAAAGCATTCTTTACCTTGTAATTTTGCATTTTTGCTCATGTTAGACCCGAGTTTAGTTGAAGTCTGACCCGGCCCATTTATTTCCCTCGGATTTACGTACTCAACTCAAAACGACGCCGTGGAAACAAAAACGTCGCTGTCTCCTTCCCCTTCAAAATCCTTACACTGTAAAAGCTCCATTCTTTTTTGGCTCCCCATAAACCCTATACCCTAAACCCCCCAAAAAAAACTAGCCAAAATTCAAAAAGGGTTTGATAAATTCGATCAAATATGCAGCACGACGAAGTCATATGGCAGGTGATCAGGCACAAACACTGCAGCTTCATGTCCAAGTACgtctctttcttcatctctcaCCTCCTCTTTGTATTTCAATTTCCAAAATTGACCTGGGTTTTGTGTGCTTCTTGGTAGAATTGAAACTGGGATATTCTGTAGAAACCCATATAACGTTACTGGGATTTGTAACCGAAGCTCCTGCCCTCTCGCTAATAGTCGCTATGCTACAATTCGTGACCATGATGGTACTTTGTTTCTCATAAAAGATGCTTTTTTTATTATACATTTCAGGAATTACTGCATTTTtagctctctttttttttagtgtAATTTGGTTGTTTTCTGGCACACAGTTACTAGTTTACTTAAAGTTTGTGACTTGAAACAGTTTCTGCAATGCTTACACTCTATTGATATGGTTATGTTGTTGGTGTTGGCCTGCAGGAGTGTTTTATCTTTATATGAAAACTATAGAAAGAGCCCATATGCCGAACAAATTGTGGGAAAGAGTTAAGTTGCCAGTTAATTATGAGAAAGCACTTGGAATCATTGATAAACACTTGGTAGGGAAAATGGCGCTCTTTGTTTGGTTTTAATTAATCGAGTCTGGGTTGTATTTGGAGTTATTGGTCTGATCTTTGTTGGAGTGGCTAATTGGCATGACCTTTGTGAATTGACAGATGTATTGGCCTAAGTTTCTTGTACATAAAACAAAGCAACGGCTGACTAAAATGACTCAGATGCGGATACGCATGAGGAAGCTTGCTTTGAAAACGAGGTTTACATCTTCTCATTTCCAAATGCTTTGTGTCTCTGTCATGAATTCCCATGGATCTAATAATTGGTTCATTAAAAAGTTGCCTGGAGGAATGCTAGTTACTACTTTTATGCTGTTGGTGTTATATGTTGAGCCACTGGATCATGGTTTTGTGTTGTGTACTTGTGTAATAGGGAGAAGATAATGACAATACCAAGGAAAGAGATAAAAAGAGAGGCCAGAAGAGAGGAAAAGGCTGAAAAAGCTGCGGTGTTGGATAAGGTTATAACTCATGCCGCTAGAACTCTGCCACACACTATAGACGAACTGAAGCTATATATTATTTCCACTTACTGATAAAGATTTTCTATCCTTCTGCAGAGCATCGAGAAAGAACTATTAAGCCGCCTTAAGGAAGGAATGTATGGTGATATATATAACTATCCCTTTGATAAATTCCAAAAACTCATTGAAGGGGAAGAAATGGAGGTGGAtactgaaagagaacaagaagatgaGGAGGTATTATAGTACAAACTTAAATTTATATGCTTTGATGATTGCCTTATTTTTGGATCAGCTAGTATCCCACTTAGTAGTATATATAAGTGTGATGGTGTAAACATTTGATAGTGGGTATATTTCAAATTAtatgttttggaaattgatATATACTTGTGATTGGAACAAGCAGGAGGCTGAAATTGAATATGTTGAAGGTTATGATGAACTTGAAGAGGAagatgatattgaagatcttGGTGGTTTTGCAATGGACCATTCTCATGCAGACGATGATAGTGGTAGAGCTAAATTCTATTATCTTAACATAATGCAGATGATCATGATGATATTCCCTTTTGCATAATCGCAATCTTGGTCAATTATGCTGTTACCTTTTATTAAAAATATGGAGTTATCTAGCCTGTTTTTGTTCTAACTGCTGTATAAATTATGGGAGAAACTGTGTATCAAAAAgaggttaatcttgcaggtggagatgaagaagcagaagcagttactcgcaagagagagagaaaagaatctgATTCTAGAAAGTTTGGAAAAGATAAAGGTGTTGCCAAGTTGAAGAAGCCTAGAGTATTGATTGAGGTAATAGCTAGTTACATCTTAGATTCTTGAAGTCGTACTAGCTTGTCAATTATGGCTTAATTCAGATTTGGTTTTGTTAAGCAGTATGAGATATGAATATTAATGCTATTATTTATAAGAACTTGTAGGCCATTACTGGAAAGATTTAGTTTCTTCCAGCAAAGACATCTCGCTTTTCTCTAGTTGACTCAGAAACTATGACACTGTTACTTAAGATCGCTAAAATCTGTTTTATATTTTTGGTTTGGACTAAAACTATGCTTTATCTACATTCCTATAATATGATCTAATATCAAGTGTTAAAACTGTTCCAGATCCACCTTATCTTCCTTTTCAAAGAATACTTGATCAGTGTAGCATTGTGAATTCAACTATTTTCCTTTTAAACTAATAAAATAACTACAAGTCATATGCTCTATAGTAATTGTGATCTTGTAAGACTGTAACTCTTCCCTCCAACCTAAATATATTCCTTATTTATCAGGTTGAATATGAAGATACCCGCGAAAGACAGAAGGCAGTTTATTAGGAGCTTCTGTATGTCTGATCTGTAAAAGATATGGTGGCAACGCTACTGTCACTTTTTTCACAAAGCTTGGCAAAGAAGGAACTTGGTGATGGAGACCAAGTTTTGAAAAATTTTGATATGTCATTTTGATCACTGTAGAGAGATGATTTGTCATTTTTAATTCATGTAATGCTCATGTTACCAGCGTATTGTTATAGTTAGTTATCGACCAATATAAATTGTTTGTTGTTGATTGATTGTCTTGCAACTCGCTATTGGGTTGTATGATTCTAGACTCGTCTGGTGTCTTTTCTAATTATGATCTCATTTCATCTAGTTGGAGCTTGTGTGACAAGGGAAATCGGTAGTTTAGTCGGTTCTGTGGTTGTAAACCTCTTTTTGtattaaaagaaaaactatAATTTGTTGAAAATTAATAGCTTTTACATTCTAAGCATAAATtatattgttaaaaaaaaaatcacaaatattaCAATTTTTGTCTTTTTCAGGGACGTGGCCTAATACCCCTCCTAATTGTAGTGGTGATCCGTCAAAAACACCTCACACAAAACATAGTTTCATAGTTGTCAGTAGAATGTCAGTTAGTAGGTTATTCGgtttattattaagagaagggTACTGTATGTTggaaatttggttgatggatgtTATTTGAGTCACCATATTTTGATTCTCCTACAAGATCTcaaaaatacaatatattaataacaaataataatcataatattatTATCATAATAATTAAATAACAAGGATTATAGAACTTATCTCTTTGATTTATAGGCTTCCGAATGACACATTACTCGAAAAGAGTTTAAGGCTGAGAcgtgtaaacactgcccttaagagtagatttcacccatcggagacaatgtctcggtgtagcaggtttgtagCACCCTACCCTCTAGGATACAACAACCTCAATCCTTGTAggtgtacactcacaatactCGGATCGTATCGAGTATTGTGAAACTTTATTTTGGTggaatagataaattaaaggaaatacatGATTACTTCGCtcagaaagaaaacaaaggagaTTGAATTTCTGTTCTTTTGATTGGGAAAGCTAGAGATTATATAGGGCAAAAATGATTAATGCAATAATAGTTTTACTAATTTACTAATAGCAATTCAGCTTTATAACTTATGTAACATAAATGAATATAATGACATTGATTAGAAAGAATCAAAACAAATGGAAGTGTATCAAATAAGGAATGAACCAATATAATTGCAGAGTTAACTAAATTATACCATTAAGAACAATCCAAGCTGATGAAATCTTTGTAacaatcacaatcaaagagagttaatGGCACAAAAAGAGTTCATGACTATTACTATATGCAAATAACGGTTTAAAGGAGGTTTCAAAAATATCAGGTACTTTAAAATATTCTTATTAAATTCCAACACGTTAGATGGGCTTAGCTCTTCACCCTCGAACTCGTAACCAACATTGGGCATCGTTTGCTTAAGCTTCAATCTGATAATCAATACTAAGAGTTCGATTGGGCCataaacttcttcttcttttttgaaaggGTGCCACAAACTTTTTGGTGGTCATGGAGTGCTCACCAGCATGGTTAAGCATTTCACAAAGGATGATATTATATGTCATTGTTTTGATTGCCTATTTCAAACAAGGTTTGATAATTACTTTCATCAATTTTAACAACAATTTTGCTTTGTTTGTAATCATATAATAAAGCTGTGTTGTTTTATGCTCATACTTTCTCTAAGATTAAGTACTTTTAACTGACATCAGACATCCTTTTTGTTGATTAATTACTGGGACAACCGTGCAAAGCTTGGATTAGgaaattaaacaaaagaaacatgTAAAGCTTGAAAAGAAATCGTGGATAGGAAATTGATTAGGGTATATTCCTGTTGAGTTCCAATACCATTTTTCTTATTGAATTAAACATTTTAATTCGACGAGAGGGAAAGAAACCGACTTTAATTGATAATCTTTATCAAATTATACTGCAGGTGCTGTGAATGCTGAGACCAACTTTCACATGAATGCATCAAACCCTGAAGAATTGAACGTGAAGTGGACTGATTTCCCtaatgattttgtttttggagtcAGCACTGCTGCTGCACAGGTGCACTTTTGTAACTTTGAAATGACTCCGGCACATGGTTATGGTTTCTCGACTTTGTGTGCATGAAATGTAACTATTCAGGATTATACTATTGCAGATTGAAGGATCGGCAAAAGAAGCAGGAAAAGGACCAAGTGTTTGGGACAAGTTTGTTGAGATCCCTGGTATATATTGGGGACGTTATTCATATACTTTTGCGAATAATAATTTTATGATGGCTGTGTTTTACCAATTATTATTTCCTTTTGATTCAGAGAGAATTATGGACAAATCTAACATGTTTACGAGCATTGATTCATACAAGCGATACAAGGTGAGTAGAGGACTAGCTAACAAAACATATATCTCCCAACTACCACTCCTCTGTTAGGTATATATTTTACCAATAAGTATTTGTATTTACAGGAAGATGTGAAGTTAGTGAAAGACCTTGGAGTTGATTCTTATAGATTTTCCATCCCCTGGACTAGGATTCTTCCGAGTAAGCTTTTTAATCTAATTTCTTGGTCCCTTAAAAGAAATTCAATGAAGCAATTATAATTGATTTTAACCTCTGCTCTTcgtttgaaaattttgatatgTAGATGGAACATTGAGTGGAGGAGTAAACCAAGAGGGTGTTGATCACTACAACTGTTTAATTGATGAACTAATCAAGAATGGTAAGAACCTAACATTGCTTGGTATACTATCTTTTACAAACCTCCAATCTTTTCATATCGAAATATATATTGGTAATGTCTCAAATGCAGGCATCACACCCTATGTAACCCTATTACATTTTGATCCACCACAAGCCTTGACAGACAAGTATGATGGCGTTTTAAATCGCTCCTTTGTGTAAGTACTTCTCTTACTTATCATGTAATGTAGCTAGTTTATTAAAACAGATAGaatatcttcttcatcgatCAGACTCTATAACCAGTGCCAATATGCATAATGCTATTCAACACTCCTACTGTAATCACTGCATTTGCTCAGGAATGATTTCAAGGATTACAGTGAACTTTGTTTTAAGACCTACGGAGATAGGGTAAAAAATTGGATTACAATCAACGAGCCACTTGTAATGGCCAAAATGGGTTATGATCTTGCTGTTGCTCCACCAGGCAGGTGTTCAGTACAACTACCAAAAAGCAAGATTGGATGCGAAGTTGGTAATTCATCTACCGAACCTTACATTGTGACCCATAACCTTATCCTCTCTCATGCTACTGTTGTTAAGCTCTATAGAGAGAACTTTCAGGTGAGTTGACACCTTCTGACTTTATAGTATCATAGTATCTAAGGTATAGTATCAAAATTACGATACgaaattaatttttcttgaCCAATGTTTGTCTTA contains these protein-coding regions:
- the LOC112179827 gene encoding protein MAK16 homolog codes for the protein MQHDEVIWQVIRHKHCSFMSKIETGIFCRNPYNVTGICNRSSCPLANSRYATIRDHDGVFYLYMKTIERAHMPNKLWERVKLPVNYEKALGIIDKHLMYWPKFLVHKTKQRLTKMTQMRIRMRKLALKTREKIMTIPRKEIKREARREEKAEKAAVLDKSIEKELLSRLKEGMYGDIYNYPFDKFQKLIEGEEMEVDTEREQEDEEEAEIEYVEGYDELEEEDDIEDLGGFAMDHSHADDDSGGDEEAEAVTRKRERKESDSRKFGKDKGVAKLKKPRVLIEVEYEDTRERQKAVY